In Pyricularia oryzae 70-15 chromosome 2, whole genome shotgun sequence, one genomic interval encodes:
- a CDS encoding FACT complex subunit spt-16: MAEIKIDGKLFQERASHFVNAWKADKRSGDALFGGASSIVVMMGKVEETPEYHKNNAMHFWLLGYEFPTTLMLFTVDTLYILTTAKKAKHLDQIKGGRYPVEVLVRGKDAAENEKAFVKIAEHIKEAGNKVGVLTKDASKGPFVEEWKKVYTEHCKDVEEVDIAQALSSAAFSTKDEAELRAMRTASKACVALMHPYFLDEMSDILDQEKKVKHSVLAEKVEKKLDDDKFWKTVTLPNKQKLPSDFDPEQLDWILGPNVQSGGKYDLRWQTEANNDNLHPGIIVSALGLRYKSYCSSVARTFLVDPNKSQESNYKILHGAHQLILKEVRDGAVVKDVYQKALAYVKSKKPELEKHFLKNVGCGIGLEHRDPTMILNAKNTRALKDGMTLCIMTGLQDIENPNPQDKNSKVYSLVIMDTVRVTASEPVVFTGDAPCDADASSFFFKDEETAQPAPKKEKKESRVGAVATKNITSTRLRSERSTQVDEDAEKRRREHQKELAAKKQKEGLARFAESTNDQNGTEVKKFKRFESYKRDNQLPPKVKDLAVIVDQKNATVIVPIMGRPVPFHINTIKNASKSDEGEFSFLRINFLSPGQGVGRKDDQPFEDATAHFVRSLTFKSLDGDRYTEIANQIANMKKESAKKEQEKKDMEDVVEQEKLVEIRNRRPAVLDNVFIRPAMEGKRVPGKVEIHQNGIRYQSPLAAQQRVDVLFSNVRHLFFQPCQHELIVIIHLHLKDPILIGNKKKTKDIQFYREATDIQFDETGNRKRKYRYGDEDEFEAEQEERRRRAELDRLFKSFAEKIADAGKSENLEVDMPLRELGFNGVPFRSNVYIQPTTECLIQITEPPFLVVTLDDIEIAHLERVQFGLKNFDLVFVFKDFTRPPVHINTIPVESLEDVKEYLNQSDIAYSEGPLNLNWPTIMKTVTADTHEFFEGGGWSFLQADSDDEGDGEEEEESAFEVSESELEEASESSEEDSEFDSNASDEASDEDASEEEEGEDWDELERKAKRKDRESALDDEEEERGNSKKKQRKR, from the exons ATGGCGGAAATTAAGATTGACGGCAAGCTCTTCCAGGAGCGGGCGTCGCATTTCGTCAATGCCTGGAAGGCCGACAAACGTTCGGGCGACGCGCTGTTTGGCGGTGCCTCATCAATCGTTGTCATGATGGGCAAGGTCGAAGAGACGCCTGAATACCACAAGAACAATGCTATGCAC TTCTGGTTGCTCGGCTACGAATTCCCTACCACTTTAATGCTATTCACAGTTGATACCCTTTACATTCTTACCACGGCAAAGAAAG CCAAGCATCTTGATCAAATCAAGGGAGGTCGATACCCAGTCGAAGTCCTCGTGAGGGGCAAAGACGCAGCGGAAAACGAGAAGGCATTTGTCAAAATTGCCGAACATATCAAAGAGGCTGGC AACAAGGTCGGCGTACTCACAAAAGATGCGTCCAAAGGCCCATTCGTGGAGGAGTGGAAAAAGGTCTACACAGAGCATTGCAAGGATGTCGAGGAGGTCGACATCGCGCAGGCGCTATCTTCGGCTGCCTTCTCGACCAAGGACGAAGCCGAGCTCAGGGCCATGAGGACGGCCTCAAAAGCATGCGTCGCTCTGATGCACCCCTACTTCCTGGACGAGATGTCGGACATTCTCGATCAGGAGAAGAAGGTTAAGCACAGTGTTCTTGCCGAGAAGGTCGAGAAGAAGCTTGATGATGACAAGTTTTGGAAGACGGTCACCCTGCCGAATAAGCAGAAGTTACCGAGCGATTTCGACCCGGAGCAGCTAGACTGGATCCTGGGCCCCAATGTCCAAAGTGGCGGTAAATATGATCTCAGGTGGCAGACTGAGGCAAACAACGACAACTTGCACCCTGGTATCATCGTCTCGGCGTTGGGCCTGAGGTACAAGTCATACTGCTCGTCCGTCGCTCGGACGTTCTTGGTTGACCCCAACAAGTCACAGGAGTCCAACTACAAAATTCTGCACGGCGCACACCAGTTGATTCTCAAAGAGGTTCGGGATGGCGCTGTGGTCAAAGACGTCTACCAGAAGGCGCTTGCCTACGTCAAAAGCAAAAAGCCTGAGCTGGAGAAGCACTTCCTCAAGAACGTTGGCTGTGGTATCGGACTCGAGCACCGCGACCCTACCATGATCCTGAACGCCAAGAACACCCGCGCCCTCAAGGATGGAATGACGCTCTGCATTATGACCGGACTTCAAGATATTGAGAATCCTAACCCACAGGATAAGAACAGCAAGGTCTACTCCCTCGTAATCATGGACACCGTCCGTGTCACCGCATCTGAGCCTGTCGTCTTCACGGGCGATGCGCCTTGTGACGCAGATGCTAGTTCGTTCTTCTTCAAGGACGAGGAGACGGCCCAGCCAGCGCccaagaaggagaaaaaggagTCACGTGTTGGGGCGGTCGCCACCAAGAACATCACCAGCACGCGCCTCAGGTCAGAGCGTAGTACGCAAGTTGACGAGGACGCTGAGAAGAGGCGTCGGGAGCATCAAAAGGAGTTAGCGGCCAAGAAGCAGAAGGAGGGTCTTGCAAGGTTTGCCGAGTCGACCAACGACCAAAATGGCACCGAGGTCAAGAAGTTCAAGCGCTTCGAGTCATACAAGCGAGACAACCAGCTTCCACCCAAGGTCAAGGATCTTGCCGTCATAGTTGACCAGAAGAACGCTACCGTTATCGTTCCCATTATGGGTCGTCCGGTGCCCTTCCACATCAACACAATCAAAAATGCCAGCAAGAGTGACGAGGGCGAGTTTTCATTTCTGCGCATCAACTTCCTGTCGCCCGGCCAAGGTGTCGGTAGGAAGGATGACCAACCGTTTGAGGATGCCACCGCCCACTTCGTGAGGAGTTTGACTTTCAAATCCTTGGATGGCGATCGCTACACCGAGATTGCGAACCAGATAGCCAACATGAAGAAGGAGTCTGCCAAGAAGGAGCAAGAGAAGAAGGACATGGAGGATGTTGTGGAGCAGGAGAAGCTCGTTGAAATCAGGA ACCGACGCCCTGCGGTGCTTGATAATGTCTTCATCCGTCCGGCAATGGAAGGCAAACGCGTACCAGGCAAGGTGGAGATACACCAAAACGGTATCCGCTACCAGTCGCCATTGGCAGCACAGCAGAGGGTGGACGTGCTCTTCTCCAACGTCCGCCACCTATTCTTCCAGCCTTGCCAGCACGAACTTATTGTTATCATCCACCTCCACTTGAAGGATCCCATCTTGATAggaaacaagaagaagacaaAGGATATTCAGTTCTACCGCGAGGCGACAGATATTCAGTTTGACGAGACGGGCAACCGCAAGCGAAAGTACCGTTACGGAGACGAAGACGAGTTTGAGGCAGAGCAGGAGGAGCGCCGTCGCCGTGCTGAACTCGATAGGCTCTTCAAGAGCTTCGCAGAAAAGATCGCAGACGCTGGAAAGTCTGAGAACCTCGAGGTGGACATGCCACTCCGCGAGCTGGGCTTCAACGGTGTGCCCTTCAGGAGCAACGTTTACATTCAGCCCACTACTGAGTGCTTGATTCAGATCACTGAACCTCCGTTCCTTGTTGTCACATTGGACGACATTGAAATTGCGCATCTCGAACGTGTTCAGTTCGGACTGAAGAACTTTGATCTTGTTTTCGTCTTCAAGGATTTCACTCGGCCACCGGTGCACATCAACACCATCCCAGTTGAGTCGCTGGAAGATGTCAAGGAGTACCTGAACCAGTCCGACATTGCATACAGCGAGGGACCACTGAACCTGAACTGGCCCACCATCATGAAGACAGTGACAGCGGACACGCACGAGTTCTTCGAGGGTGGTGGTTGGTCGTTCCTCCAGGCCGACTCGGACGACGAGGGTGACggagaagaggaggaggagagcGCCTTCGAGGTCTCTGAGTCGGAGCTTGAGGAGGCATCCGAGTCGAGCGAGGAGGACTCGGAGTTTGACAGCAACGCGTCGGACGAGGCGAGCGACGAGGATGCCAGtgaagaggaggagggcgAGGATTGGGACGAGCTCGAGCGAAAAGCCAAGCGCAAGGATCGGGAGAGCGCcctcgacgacgaggaggaagagcGTGGAAACAGCAAGAAGAAGCAACGTAAGCGCTGA